A window from Canis lupus familiaris isolate Mischka breed German Shepherd chromosome 18, alternate assembly UU_Cfam_GSD_1.0, whole genome shotgun sequence encodes these proteins:
- the RASGRP2 gene encoding RAS guanyl-releasing protein 2 isoform X3, which produces MGGGFSDDSGKVRDPQLVRMFLMMHPWYIPSSQLAAKLLHIYQQSRKDNSNSLQVKTCHLVSRYWISAFPAEFDLNPELAEQIKELKALLDQEGNRRHSSLIDIESVPTYKWKRQVTQRNPVAQKKRKMSLLFDHLEPLELAEHLTYLEYRSFCKILFQDYHSFVTHGCTVDNPVLERFISLFNSVSQWVQLMILSKPTAPQRALVITHFVHVAEKLLHLQNFNTLMAVVGGLSHSSISRLKETHSHVSSETIKLWEGLTELVTATSNYGNYRRRLAACVGFRFPILGVHLKDLVALQLALPDWLDPARTRLNGAKMKQLFSILEELAMVTSLRPPVQANPDLLSLLTVSLDQYQTEDELYQLSLQREPRSKSSPTSPTSCTPPPRPPVLDEWTSAAKPKLDQALLVEHIEKMVESVFRNFDVDGDGHISQEEFQIIRGNFPYLSAFGDLDQNQDGCISREEMVSYFLRSSSVLGGRMGFVHNFHESSSLRPVACRHCKALILGIYKQGLKCRACGVNCHKQCKDRLSVECRRRAQSVSLEGSAPSPSPTHHRAFSFSLPRPGRRGSRPPEIREEEVQAVEDGVFDIHL; this is translated from the exons ATGACTCCGGGAAGGTGCGGGACCCGCAGCTGGTGCGCATGTTTCTCATGATGCACCCTTGGTACATCCCTTCCTCTCAGCTGGCGGCAAAGCTGCTCCACAT CTATCAACAATCCCGGAAGGATAACTCCAATTCGCTGCAGGTGAAAACGTGCCACCTGGTCAG CAGGTACTGGATCTCAGCATTCCCAGCAGAGTTTGACTTGAACCCTGAGCTCGCTGAGCAGATCAAGGAGCTGAAGGCTCTGCTAGACCAAGAAGGGAACCGGCGCCACAGCAGCCTCATTGACATCGAGAGCGT CCCCACCTACAAGTGGAAGCGGCAGGTGACCCAGCGGAACCCTGTAGCACAGAAAAAACGAAAGATGTCCCTATTGTTCGACCACCTGGAACCCTTGGAACTAGCAGAGCATCTCACCTACTTAGAGTATCGCTCCTTCTGCAAGATCCTG TTTCAGGACTATCACAGTTTTGTGACTCATGGCTGCACCGTGGACAACCCCGTCCTGGAGAGATTCATCTCCCTCTTCAACAGTGTCTCACAGTGGGTGCAGCTTATGATTCTCAGCAAGCCCACTGCCCCTCAGCGTGCCCTGGTCATCACGCACTTTGTCCACGTGGCAGAG AAGCTGCTTCACTTGCAGAACTTCAACACTCTGATGGCCGTGGTCGGAGGCCTGAGCCACAGCTCCATCTCCCGCCTCAAGGAGACTCACAGTCATGTTAGCTCTGAGACCATTAAG ctctgggAAGGTCTGACAGAACTAGTGACGGCCACGAGCAACTATGGCAACTACCGGCGCCGGCTGGCAGCCTGTGTGGGTTTCCGCTTTCCTATCCTGGGTGTACACCTCAAGGACCTGGTGGCTCTGCAGCTGGCACTGCCTGACTGGCTGGACCCTGCCCGGACCCGACTTAATGGGGCCAAGATGAAGCAGCTCTTCAGCATCCTGGAGGAGCTGGCCATGGTGACCAGCCTTCGGCCACCAGTGCAGGCCAACCCTGATCTGCTGAGCCTACTCACG GTATCTCTGGATCAGTATCAGACAGAGGATGAACTCTACCAGCTGTCCCTGCAGCGGGAGCCACGCTCCAAGTCCTCG CCAACCAGCCCCACAAGCTGCACCCCACCTCCCCGGCCCCCAGTTCTGGATGAGTGGACCTCAGCTGCCAAACCCAAGCTGGACCAGGCACTCCTGGTGGAACACATCGAGAAGATGGTGGAG TCTGTGTTCCGGAACTTTGACGTCGATGGGGATGGCCACATCTCACAGGAAGAGTTCCAGATCATCCGTGGGAACTTCCCTTACCTCAGCGCCTTTGGGGACCTCGACCAGAACCA GGATGGCTGCATCAGCAGGGAGGAGATGGTCTCTTACTTCCTGCGCTCCAGCTCGGTGCTGGGCGGCCGCATGGGCTTCGTGCACAACTTCCACGAGAGCAGCTCCCTGCGCCCGGTTGCCTGCCGCCACTGCAAGGCCCTG ATCCTGGGCATCTACAAGCAGGGCCTCAAATGCCGAG CCTGCGGTGTGAACTGCCACAAACAGTGTAAAGACCGTCTGTCGGTTGAATGCCGGCGCCGGGCACAGAGTGTGAGTCTGGAGGGGTCtgcaccctcaccctcacccaccCATCACCGGGCCTTCAGCTTCTCCCTGCCCCGCCCAGGTAGGCGAGGCTCCCGGCCTCCAG AGATCCGAGAAGAGGAGGTGCAAGCAGTGGAGGACGGTGTATTCGACATCCACTTGTAA
- the RASGRP2 gene encoding RAS guanyl-releasing protein 2 isoform X1, which produces MAGALDLDKGCTVEELLRGCIEAFDDSGKVRDPQLVRMFLMMHPWYIPSSQLAAKLLHIYQQSRKDNSNSLQVKTCHLVSRYWISAFPAEFDLNPELAEQIKELKALLDQEGNRRHSSLIDIESVPTYKWKRQVTQRNPVAQKKRKMSLLFDHLEPLELAEHLTYLEYRSFCKILFQDYHSFVTHGCTVDNPVLERFISLFNSVSQWVQLMILSKPTAPQRALVITHFVHVAEKLLHLQNFNTLMAVVGGLSHSSISRLKETHSHVSSETIKLWEGLTELVTATSNYGNYRRRLAACVGFRFPILGVHLKDLVALQLALPDWLDPARTRLNGAKMKQLFSILEELAMVTSLRPPVQANPDLLSLLTVSLDQYQTEDELYQLSLQREPRSKSSPTSPTSCTPPPRPPVLDEWTSAAKPKLDQALLVEHIEKMVESVFRNFDVDGDGHISQEEFQIIRGNFPYLSAFGDLDQNQDGCISREEMVSYFLRSSSVLGGRMGFVHNFHESSSLRPVACRHCKALILGIYKQGLKCRACGVNCHKQCKDRLSVECRRRAQSVSLEGSAPSPSPTHHRAFSFSLPRPGRRGSRPPEIREEEVQAVEDGVFDIHL; this is translated from the exons ATGACTCCGGGAAGGTGCGGGACCCGCAGCTGGTGCGCATGTTTCTCATGATGCACCCTTGGTACATCCCTTCCTCTCAGCTGGCGGCAAAGCTGCTCCACAT CTATCAACAATCCCGGAAGGATAACTCCAATTCGCTGCAGGTGAAAACGTGCCACCTGGTCAG CAGGTACTGGATCTCAGCATTCCCAGCAGAGTTTGACTTGAACCCTGAGCTCGCTGAGCAGATCAAGGAGCTGAAGGCTCTGCTAGACCAAGAAGGGAACCGGCGCCACAGCAGCCTCATTGACATCGAGAGCGT CCCCACCTACAAGTGGAAGCGGCAGGTGACCCAGCGGAACCCTGTAGCACAGAAAAAACGAAAGATGTCCCTATTGTTCGACCACCTGGAACCCTTGGAACTAGCAGAGCATCTCACCTACTTAGAGTATCGCTCCTTCTGCAAGATCCTG TTTCAGGACTATCACAGTTTTGTGACTCATGGCTGCACCGTGGACAACCCCGTCCTGGAGAGATTCATCTCCCTCTTCAACAGTGTCTCACAGTGGGTGCAGCTTATGATTCTCAGCAAGCCCACTGCCCCTCAGCGTGCCCTGGTCATCACGCACTTTGTCCACGTGGCAGAG AAGCTGCTTCACTTGCAGAACTTCAACACTCTGATGGCCGTGGTCGGAGGCCTGAGCCACAGCTCCATCTCCCGCCTCAAGGAGACTCACAGTCATGTTAGCTCTGAGACCATTAAG ctctgggAAGGTCTGACAGAACTAGTGACGGCCACGAGCAACTATGGCAACTACCGGCGCCGGCTGGCAGCCTGTGTGGGTTTCCGCTTTCCTATCCTGGGTGTACACCTCAAGGACCTGGTGGCTCTGCAGCTGGCACTGCCTGACTGGCTGGACCCTGCCCGGACCCGACTTAATGGGGCCAAGATGAAGCAGCTCTTCAGCATCCTGGAGGAGCTGGCCATGGTGACCAGCCTTCGGCCACCAGTGCAGGCCAACCCTGATCTGCTGAGCCTACTCACG GTATCTCTGGATCAGTATCAGACAGAGGATGAACTCTACCAGCTGTCCCTGCAGCGGGAGCCACGCTCCAAGTCCTCG CCAACCAGCCCCACAAGCTGCACCCCACCTCCCCGGCCCCCAGTTCTGGATGAGTGGACCTCAGCTGCCAAACCCAAGCTGGACCAGGCACTCCTGGTGGAACACATCGAGAAGATGGTGGAG TCTGTGTTCCGGAACTTTGACGTCGATGGGGATGGCCACATCTCACAGGAAGAGTTCCAGATCATCCGTGGGAACTTCCCTTACCTCAGCGCCTTTGGGGACCTCGACCAGAACCA GGATGGCTGCATCAGCAGGGAGGAGATGGTCTCTTACTTCCTGCGCTCCAGCTCGGTGCTGGGCGGCCGCATGGGCTTCGTGCACAACTTCCACGAGAGCAGCTCCCTGCGCCCGGTTGCCTGCCGCCACTGCAAGGCCCTG ATCCTGGGCATCTACAAGCAGGGCCTCAAATGCCGAG CCTGCGGTGTGAACTGCCACAAACAGTGTAAAGACCGTCTGTCGGTTGAATGCCGGCGCCGGGCACAGAGTGTGAGTCTGGAGGGGTCtgcaccctcaccctcacccaccCATCACCGGGCCTTCAGCTTCTCCCTGCCCCGCCCAGGTAGGCGAGGCTCCCGGCCTCCAG AGATCCGAGAAGAGGAGGTGCAAGCAGTGGAGGACGGTGTATTCGACATCCACTTGTAA
- the RASGRP2 gene encoding RAS guanyl-releasing protein 2 isoform X2: MAGALDLDKGCTVEELLRGCIEAFDDSGKVRDPQLVRMFLMMHPWYIPSSQLAAKLLHIYQQSRKDNSNSLQVKTCHLVRYWISAFPAEFDLNPELAEQIKELKALLDQEGNRRHSSLIDIESVPTYKWKRQVTQRNPVAQKKRKMSLLFDHLEPLELAEHLTYLEYRSFCKILFQDYHSFVTHGCTVDNPVLERFISLFNSVSQWVQLMILSKPTAPQRALVITHFVHVAEKLLHLQNFNTLMAVVGGLSHSSISRLKETHSHVSSETIKLWEGLTELVTATSNYGNYRRRLAACVGFRFPILGVHLKDLVALQLALPDWLDPARTRLNGAKMKQLFSILEELAMVTSLRPPVQANPDLLSLLTVSLDQYQTEDELYQLSLQREPRSKSSPTSPTSCTPPPRPPVLDEWTSAAKPKLDQALLVEHIEKMVESVFRNFDVDGDGHISQEEFQIIRGNFPYLSAFGDLDQNQDGCISREEMVSYFLRSSSVLGGRMGFVHNFHESSSLRPVACRHCKALILGIYKQGLKCRACGVNCHKQCKDRLSVECRRRAQSVSLEGSAPSPSPTHHRAFSFSLPRPGRRGSRPPEIREEEVQAVEDGVFDIHL; the protein is encoded by the exons ATGACTCCGGGAAGGTGCGGGACCCGCAGCTGGTGCGCATGTTTCTCATGATGCACCCTTGGTACATCCCTTCCTCTCAGCTGGCGGCAAAGCTGCTCCACAT CTATCAACAATCCCGGAAGGATAACTCCAATTCGCTGCAGGTGAAAACGTGCCACCTGGTCAG GTACTGGATCTCAGCATTCCCAGCAGAGTTTGACTTGAACCCTGAGCTCGCTGAGCAGATCAAGGAGCTGAAGGCTCTGCTAGACCAAGAAGGGAACCGGCGCCACAGCAGCCTCATTGACATCGAGAGCGT CCCCACCTACAAGTGGAAGCGGCAGGTGACCCAGCGGAACCCTGTAGCACAGAAAAAACGAAAGATGTCCCTATTGTTCGACCACCTGGAACCCTTGGAACTAGCAGAGCATCTCACCTACTTAGAGTATCGCTCCTTCTGCAAGATCCTG TTTCAGGACTATCACAGTTTTGTGACTCATGGCTGCACCGTGGACAACCCCGTCCTGGAGAGATTCATCTCCCTCTTCAACAGTGTCTCACAGTGGGTGCAGCTTATGATTCTCAGCAAGCCCACTGCCCCTCAGCGTGCCCTGGTCATCACGCACTTTGTCCACGTGGCAGAG AAGCTGCTTCACTTGCAGAACTTCAACACTCTGATGGCCGTGGTCGGAGGCCTGAGCCACAGCTCCATCTCCCGCCTCAAGGAGACTCACAGTCATGTTAGCTCTGAGACCATTAAG ctctgggAAGGTCTGACAGAACTAGTGACGGCCACGAGCAACTATGGCAACTACCGGCGCCGGCTGGCAGCCTGTGTGGGTTTCCGCTTTCCTATCCTGGGTGTACACCTCAAGGACCTGGTGGCTCTGCAGCTGGCACTGCCTGACTGGCTGGACCCTGCCCGGACCCGACTTAATGGGGCCAAGATGAAGCAGCTCTTCAGCATCCTGGAGGAGCTGGCCATGGTGACCAGCCTTCGGCCACCAGTGCAGGCCAACCCTGATCTGCTGAGCCTACTCACG GTATCTCTGGATCAGTATCAGACAGAGGATGAACTCTACCAGCTGTCCCTGCAGCGGGAGCCACGCTCCAAGTCCTCG CCAACCAGCCCCACAAGCTGCACCCCACCTCCCCGGCCCCCAGTTCTGGATGAGTGGACCTCAGCTGCCAAACCCAAGCTGGACCAGGCACTCCTGGTGGAACACATCGAGAAGATGGTGGAG TCTGTGTTCCGGAACTTTGACGTCGATGGGGATGGCCACATCTCACAGGAAGAGTTCCAGATCATCCGTGGGAACTTCCCTTACCTCAGCGCCTTTGGGGACCTCGACCAGAACCA GGATGGCTGCATCAGCAGGGAGGAGATGGTCTCTTACTTCCTGCGCTCCAGCTCGGTGCTGGGCGGCCGCATGGGCTTCGTGCACAACTTCCACGAGAGCAGCTCCCTGCGCCCGGTTGCCTGCCGCCACTGCAAGGCCCTG ATCCTGGGCATCTACAAGCAGGGCCTCAAATGCCGAG CCTGCGGTGTGAACTGCCACAAACAGTGTAAAGACCGTCTGTCGGTTGAATGCCGGCGCCGGGCACAGAGTGTGAGTCTGGAGGGGTCtgcaccctcaccctcacccaccCATCACCGGGCCTTCAGCTTCTCCCTGCCCCGCCCAGGTAGGCGAGGCTCCCGGCCTCCAG AGATCCGAGAAGAGGAGGTGCAAGCAGTGGAGGACGGTGTATTCGACATCCACTTGTAA